A section of the Malania oleifera isolate guangnan ecotype guangnan chromosome 2, ASM2987363v1, whole genome shotgun sequence genome encodes:
- the LOC131148092 gene encoding uncharacterized mitochondrial protein AtMg00810-like: protein MKDLGHLSYFLGLEVTHSTDGIYISQTKYASELLSRAIITDSKTVDTPVELNAHLTPSGGKPLVSQYLFAPHSAHYATILRILRYLKGTLFHGLFYSAQSPLVLCAFSNADWAGDPTDRRSTTGYCFFLGTSLISWRSKKQTLVACSSTEAEYLALADTTFELHCL, encoded by the exons atgaaagatcttggtcatCTCAGCTACTTCTTAGGTCTTGAAGTCACTCATTCCACAGATGGTATTTACATTTCTCAGACCAAGTATGCATCTGAACTCTTGTCTCGAGCTATAATCACTGATAGCAAGACTGTTGACACTCCAGTTGAACTTAATGCGCATCTGACTCCCTCAGGGGGGAAACCATTG GTGAGCCAGTATTTGTTTGCTCCACATTCGGCTCACTATGCTACTATTCTGCGCATTCTTCGATATCTGAAGGGCACTCTCTTTCATGGCCTTTTCTACTCTGCTCAGTCTCCGCTTGTTCTCTGTGCATTCTCTAATGCTGATTGGGCAGGAGATCCCACTGATCGCAGGTCCACCACTGGTTATTGTTTTTTTCTTGGCACTTCTCTGATTTCTTGGCGAAGTAAGAAACAAACCCTTGTGGCTTGCTCTAGTACTGAAGCAGAATATCTTGCACTTGCTGATACCACATTTGAGCTCCATTGTCTATGA